In the Helianthus annuus cultivar XRQ/B chromosome 11, HanXRQr2.0-SUNRISE, whole genome shotgun sequence genome, one interval contains:
- the LOC110889753 gene encoding receptor-like protein 6 — protein sequence MTRLQHLHLSEVDLSSSVPNFLANFSSLKSIELGACQLQDEFPSAIFQLQKLILLNIENNPNLTGSLPLFHNNTLLEHLSLALTGFTGTVPKSISNLNHLTYLDLQMCYFSEPIPGSLPNLTELTHLSLSENEFTGVVPSMASLSKLTFLALGQNNFKKWCAYGWISKLTKLDVLRLSSMNIQDEILPYLANLTKLTFVSLDRNLIFGRIPTSFMNLTQLTSLDISENHLQGQISSTFLNFKSLWYLNLANNNFSGTVGLDSFFGVNKLEYLILDGNRLSFVTTNNYTNDTLPKLKNLGLSSCNLKEFPAFLRQLKMETLSLDDNEIEGVVPNWLWSNGQETLQMISLQSNSITGFYQHPQFLPWIRLEVFAMSNNQLQGRLPIPPKTIVIYEVSKNNLTGEIPPLICEMKSLQVLDLSSNKMSGTLPLCLGSLNSPLSVLYLKQNNFQGPMMNICTYGSLLKTIYLSENHFSGQVSKSLGNCTNLEFLSLADNSFEDVFPLWLGTLPKLQVLLLRSNKFYGSIQGLSTISPRFQKLRIIDISNNYFSGQLPDKSFQTWNAMKSVFFGSSSVLGSQVNDLDRFGSIEFPYSMKLTNKGVKQEYLKILNIFTAMDFSCNNFEGQIPQSLQDLHGLESLNLSNNKFTSHILPYLGNLKNLESLDLSQNELSGQIPQQLLQLGFLAFLNVSYNHLDGRIPQGKQFNTFENNSYLGNPGLCGTPLSKECENSRVPTVLPPTSRNEYESLLPDDIIDWMVISLGVGSGLIIGIVIGNLLYARYGDSVLERLGMRKNRWVRPLRNTRRN from the coding sequence ATGACCAGACTCCAACACCTCCATCTCTCTGAGGTTGACCTTAGTTCTTCTGTACCTAATTTCTTGGCCAATTTTTCTTCCTTGAAGTCTATCGAATTAGGCGCTTGTCAGCTTCAAGATGAATTTCCATCAGCAATTTTTCAGTTACAGAAGTTGATACTTCTTAACATCGAAAACAATCCCAACCTCACTGGTTCTTTGCCTCTATTTCATAACAACACCTTACTTGAACATCTAAGTCTGGCTTTAACAGGTTTTACCGGGACTGTACCAAAATCCATAAGCAACTTAAATCATCTAACTTACTTGGATCTTCAAATGTGTTATTTTTCAGAGCCTATTCCTGGTTCACTCCCTAACTTGACAGAACTAACTCACTTGTCTCTTTCTGAAAACGAGTTCACTGGAGTAGTCCCTTCAATGGCAAGTCTTTCGAAGCTCACTTTTTTGGCACTTGGTCAAAACAATTTTAAGAAATGGTGCGCGTATGGTTGGATCAGTAAACTTACTAAGCTTGACGTTCTGCGTCTAAGCAGtatgaacatacaagatgaaATCCTACCCTACCTTGCAAACCTAACCAAACTTACTTTTGTCAGCTTGGATAGAAATTTGATTTTTGGCCGTATCCCAACTTCGTTTATGAACCTTACTCAATTAACAAGTTTAGACATTTCAGAAAATCACTTGCAAGGACAAATTTCAAGCACATTTCTGAACTTCAAAAGTCTCTGGTATCTTAACTTAGCTAATAACAATTTTAGCGGCACAGTGGGCCTAGACTCGTTTTTTGGAGTCAACAAACTCGAATATTTGATTTTAGATGGTAATAGATTGTCATTTGTAACCACCAACAACTACACCAATGACACCCTACCAAAATTGAAAAACCTAGGACTCTCATCATGCAACTTGAAGGAATTCCCCGCTTTTCTACGCCAATTGAAAATGGAAACCTTATCTCTTGATGACAATGAAATTGAAGGCGTCGTACCGAATTGGCTTTGGAGTAATGGCCAAGAAACATTACAGATGATTAGCCTTCAAAGCAACTCCATCACTGGCTTTTATCAGCATCCTCAATTTCTCCCATGGATTCGTTTGGAAGTATTTGCCATGTCAAACAATCAACTACAAGGACGGCTTCCAATTCCTCCAAAGACCATAGTTATTTATGAAGTCTCAAAAAATAATCTGACAGGAGAAATACCACCATTGATATGTGAAATGAAATCCCTTCAAGTCCTAGATTTGTCTTCTAACAAGATGTCTGGAACCCTTCCTCTATGTTTAGGCAGCTTAAACAGTCCCTTGTCGGTTTTGTATCTAAAACAAAATAACTTTCAGGGACCAATGATGAATATATGTACATATGGAAGCCTTTTGAAGACGATTTATTTGAGCGAAAATCATTTTTCTGGTCAGGTGTCAAAATCGTTGGGTAATTGTACCAATTTGGAGTTTCTTTCTCTTGCAGATAACTCTTTTGAAGATGTTTTTCCGCTTTGGTTGGGAACTCTTCCCAAGCTACAGGTTCTTCTTTTGAGATCCAATAAATTTTATGGTTCAATTCAAGGTCTCTCGACTATTAGCCCCCGGTTTCAAAAGTTACGAATCATAGACATTTCCAACAACTATTTTAGCGGTCAATTGCCTGACAAATCATTTCAAACTTGGAATGCGATGAAATCGGTTTTTTTTGGTAGCTCCTCTGTTTTGGGATCCCAAGTTAATGATCTAGATAGATTTGGGTCCATTGAGTTTCCATACTCAATGAAGTTAACAAACAAAGGTGTCAAGCAAGAATACTTGAAAATTCTAAACATATTCACAGCCATGGATTTCTCATGCAACAACTTTGAAGGGCAGATCCCGCAATCACTCCAAGATCTTCATGGACTTGAATCTCTTAATCTTTCCAACAACAAATTTACTAGTCACATCTTGCCATATTTGGGAAACCTAAAGAATCTGGAATCATTGGATCTTTCCCAAAATGAGCTATCGGGGCAAATCCCTCAACAATTGTTGCAACTCGGCTTCCTTGCTTTTCTTAATGTGTCCTACAACCACCTTGATGGACGCATACCACAAGGAAAACAGTTCAATACATTTGAGAACAATTCCTACTTGGGAAATCCCGGATTGTGTGGAACACCGTTATCCAAGGAATGTGAAAATTCAAGGGTACCAACGGTACTTCCACCAACAAGCAGGAATGAGTATGAGTCTCTTCTACCAGATGATATAATTGATTGGATGGTGATATCATTGGGAGTCGGAAGTGGTCTGATTATTGGAATCGTTATCGGGAACCTTCTATATGCAAGGTATGGTGATTCGGTCCTTGAACGACTAGGGATGAGAAAGAACAGATGGGTAAGGCCATTAAGAAACACAAGGAGAAACTAA
- the LOC110887861 gene encoding receptor-like protein 7, with translation MASIHLQLQAFSLVYLLLLLTCTTSFLNHDEECLALFQFKQTILPQNYDAAAGFLNGSGSGPGSDCCLWEGVVCSSNKGHVVELDWSQSSLSGIINSNSTLFKLLHLQVLNLSMNNFVQSQIPHEIAALKQLRSLDLSDSGFYGRIPNEISQLRQLISLDISGNPLKLHSSGLGYLLKNMTRLEYLDLSEVDLSSSVPRFLANFSSLRSIRLGDCQLQDEFPSAIFHLPKLKHLNLANNLKLTGFLPEFHNNTLLEYLSLFSTGFSGIIPESIGNLNLLYFLSFETCNFSGRIPASLPNLTQLTYLSLCKNEFTGHVPSLASLSKLTFLSLGFNDLVIEGVYDWVNKLTNLNTLNLNSMNIQGEILPHLANLTKLSVVSMADNFIFGRIPSSFMNLTQLTVLNLYGNQLQGKISNSFLNFKRLEFLNVHENNFSGTVGVDSFLGLNKLKYIVLSHNSLSFVTTTNYTNATLPELETLGLASCNLKEFPAFLRFQTKLTGLDLGHNEIEGLVPDWIWNNSQETLRMFSMEHNFITGFHQHPRFLPWVRLEIFVVPYNELRGRLPIPPHTIVVYHVANNNLTGEIPPWICEVKSLQVLDISSNMMTGTLPQCLGNLSNSLSYLDLKQNSFHGPMLNTSHGCLLKKIDLSENRFSGKVSRTLANCINLEFLSLAANSFEDVFPLWLGTHPKLQVLILRSNKFYGAIQGLSSSQFLQLRIIDISNNGFSGQLPHKSFQNWNAMKSVNLSRSFAMGDMIPFNTYATFMFTFQYSMTLTNKGVKREYTKILTIFTAIDLSCNNFKGQIPQSLQDLHGLESLNLSNNHFTGHILPSLGNLKNLESLDVFQNELSGQIPQQLLQLGFLAFLNVSYNHLDGRIPQGKQFNTFENNSYLGNPGLCGKPLSKECENSQVPTVLPPTSRNEYESLLPGDIIDWMVILLGVGSGLIIGIVIGNLLYARYGHWFLERLGMRKDKWVRPLRNTRRN, from the coding sequence ATGGCTTCCATCCACTTACAACTACAAGCCTTCTCCCTCGTATACTTATTACTCCTTCTCACATGCACTACATCTTTCTTAAACCATGATGAAGAGTGCTTAGCCTTGTTTCAATTTAAGCAAACCATTCTTCCTCAGAACTATGATGCTGCTGCTGGGTTTCTAAATGGTTCTGGTTCTGGTCCTGGTTCTGATTGTTGTTTGTGGGAAGGTGTGGTATGTAGCAGCAATAAGGGCCATGTGGTTGAGCTTGACTGGAGCCAAAGCTCTCTCAGTGGAATTATCAACTCCAACAGTACCCTCTTCAAGCTTCTTCACCTTCAGGTACTTAATCTCTCCATGAACAACTTTGTTCAATCTCAAATCCCCCATGAGATTGCTGCTCTTAAGCAATTAAGAAGCCTCGATCTCTCTGATTCTGGATTTTATGGCCGAATCCCAAATGAAATCTCACAGTTAAGACAACTCATTTCGTTAGATATATCAGGGAATCCCCTAAAGCTTCATAGTTCTGGCCTTGGATATTTGTTGAAAAACATGACTAGACTCGAATACCTCGATCTCTCTGAGGTTGACCTGAGTTCATCCGTACCTCGTTTCCTGGCCAATTTTTCTTCCTTGAGGTCTATCAGACTCGGAGATTGTCAGCTTCAAGATGAATTTCCTTCAGCAATATTTCACTTGCCCAAGTTGAAACATCTTAACTTAGCAAACAATCTCAAACTTACCGGTTTCCTGCCTGAATTTCATAACAATACCTTACTTGAGTATCTAAGCCTGTTTTCAACAGGTTTTAGTGGGATTATACCAGAATCCATAGGAAACCTAAACCTTTTGTACTTCTTGTCATTTGAAACATGTAATTTCTCAGGGCGTATACCAGCTTCACTACCAAACTTGACACAACTAACTTACTTGTCTCTTTGCAAAAATGAATTCACCGGACATGTCCCTTCCTTGGCAAGTCTTTCGAAACTCACTTTTTTGAGTCTTGGTTTTAACGATCTCGTGATAGAAGGCGTGTACGATTGGGTTAATAAACTCACTAACCTTAATACACTGAATCTAAACAGTATGAACATACAAGGGGAAATCCTACCTCATCTTGCAAACCTAACCAAACTTAGTGTTGTCTCAATGGCAGACAATTTTATTTTTGGTCGTATCCCATCTTCATTTATGAACCTCACCCAACTAACAGTGTTAAACTTATACGGAAATCAACTGCAAGGGAAAATTTCAAACTCGTTTTTGAATTTTAAACGCCTCGAATTTCTTAACGTACATGAAAATAATTTTAGCGGCACAGTGGGCGTAGACTCATTTTTAGGACTCAACAAACTCAAATATATTGTTTTAAGTCATAATAGCTTGTCATTTGTAACCACCACCAACTACACCAATGCTACCCTACCAGAATTGGAAACTCTAGGACTGGCATCTTGCAACTTGAAGGAATTCCCAGCTTTTTTGCGGTTCCAAACGAAATTGACAGGCTTAGATCTTGGGCACAATGAAATTGAGGGCCTCGTACCAGATTGGATTTGGAATAATAGCCAAGAAACATTACGGATGTTTTCCATGGAACACAACTTCATCACCGGGTTTCATCAGCATCCCCGTTTTCTCCCATGGGTTCGTTTGGAAATTTTTGTGGTGCCATATAATGAGCTACGAGGGCGGCTTCCAATTCCTCCGCATACAATAGTTGTTTATCACGTCGCAAACAATAATCTGACTGGAGAAATACCACCATGGATATGTGAGGTAAAATCCCTTCAAGTCCTAGATATATCTTCCAACATGATGACTGGAACCCTTCCTCAATGTTTAGGTAACTTAAGCAATTCGTTGTCGTATTTAGATCTGAAACAAAATAGTTTTCATGGGCCGATGTTGAATACATCACATGGATGCCTTTTAAAGAAGATTGATTTGAGTGAAAATCGATTTAGTGGTAAGGTGTCAAGGACTTTGGCCAATTGTATCAATTTAGAGTTTCTATCTCTTGCAGCTAATTCTTTTGAAGACGTTTTTCCGCTTTGGTTGGGAACTCATCCCAAGCTACAAGTGCTCATTTTGAGATCTAATAAGTTTTATGGTGCAATTCAAGGTCTATCTAGCTCACAGTTTCTTCAGCTAAGGATCATAGACATTTCCAACAATGGCTTTAGTGGTCAATTGCCTCACAAGTCATTCCAAAATTGGAATGCAATGAAATCTGTTAATCTTAGCAGATCATTTGCTATGGGTGACATGATTCCTTTCAATACATATGCAACGTTTATGTTTACGTTTCAATACTCGATGACGTTAACAAATAAAGGTGTCAAGAGAGAGTACACGAAAATTCTAACCATTTTCACAGCCATCGATCTCTCATGTAACAACTTTAAAGGGCAGATCCCACAATCACTCCAAGATCTTCACGGACTTGAATCTCTTAATCTTTCCAACAACCATTTTACAGGACATATATTGCCATCTTTAGGAAACCTAAAGAATCTTGAATCTTTGGATGTTTTCCAAAATGAGTTATCAGGACAAATCCCTCAACAATTGTTGCAACTTGGCTTCCTTGCTTTTCTTAATGTGTCCTACAACCACCTTGATGGGCGCATACCACAAGGGAAACAGTTCAATACATTTGAGAACAATTCCTACTTGGGAAATCCTGGACTGTGTGGAAAACCGTTATCCAAAGAATGTGAAAATTCACAGGTACCAACGGTACTTCCACCAACAAGCAGGAATGAGTATGAGTCTCTTCTGCCTGGTGACATAATTGATTGGATGGTGATATTATTGGGAGTCGGAAGTGGTCTGATTATTGGAATCGTTATCGGGAACCTTCTATATGCAAGGTATGGTCATTGGTTCCTTGAACGACTTGGGATGAGAAAGGACAAATGGGTAAGGCCATTAAGGAACACACGGAGAAACTAA